A region from the Eleginops maclovinus isolate JMC-PN-2008 ecotype Puerto Natales chromosome 17, JC_Emac_rtc_rv5, whole genome shotgun sequence genome encodes:
- the tspan33a gene encoding tetraspanin-33: MGGGRRGEHDYSFVSPVVKYLLFLFNFIFWIISLVMVAIGVYARMMKHAEAAVACLSVDPAMMLLVVGVLMFIITFCGCVGSLRENICLLQMFCICLTVIFLLQLAAGVLGFVFSDKAQTRVTEMINNAIVHYRDDIDLQNLIDFSQKEFGCCGGVTYSDWSNNIYFSCKLDNPSRERCSVPFSCCILNKEENVINTMCGQAMQEKEFAQAGDHIHVDGCIDKLVNWIHSNLYLLGGIALGLAIPQLVGILLSQILINQIKDQIKLQNYNLKHRSDPWR, encoded by the exons ATGGGAGGAGGACGCAGAGGCGAACATGACTACTCCTTTGTCAGTCCAGTCGTCAAATACCTTCTGTTCTTGTTCAATTTTATATTCTGG ATAATCTCCCTGGTGATGGTAGCAATCGGCGTGTACGCCCGCATGATGAAACATGCAG AGGCAGCCGTGGCGTGTCTGTCAGTGGACCCTGCTATGAtgctgctggtggtgggggTCCTCATGTTCATCATCACCTTCTGTGGCTGTGTGGGCTCCCTGCGAGAAAACATCTGCCTCCTGCAGATG TTCTGCATCTGTCTGACGGTGATCTTCCTGCTCCAGCTGGCAGCTGGGGTCCTGGGCTTCGTCTTCTCTGATAAG GCTCAGACTAGAGTGACTGAGATGATCAACAATGCCATCGTCCACTACAGAGATGACATCGATCTGCAGAACCTCATTGACTTCAGTCAGAAAGAG tttggCTGCTGTGGCGGTGTGACATACAGTGACTGGTCCAACAACATCTACTTCAGCTGCAAGCTGGACAACCCCAGCCGAGAGCGCTGCTCCGTGCCCTTCTCCTGCTGCATCCTGAACAAGGAAGAG AATGTGATCAACACCATGTGTGGCCAAGCCATGCAGGAGAAGGAGTTCGCCCAAGCTGGAGACCATATTCACGTGGACGGCTGCATCGACAAACTGGTAAACTGGATCCACAGCAACCTGTACCTCCTGGGGGGCATCGCCCTGGGACTGGCCATACCACAG CTGGTCGGCATCCTCCTGTCTCAGATTTTGATCAACCAGATCAAAGACCAGATCAAACTCCAGAACTACAACCTGAAGCACCGCTCTGACCCATGGAGATGA
- the LOC134879381 gene encoding zinc finger protein ZFP2-like, which produces MAWNSKGSPLPPASLHLLVPPVRLVSAFMWQIVQQHSVMQYDKLLDFISLATETVPELLSPGQRAQLLLGLRARLVLELCRSEGVAHLQTIQSHLDKIQVCSTELSSSDQTVGGDILETSFTNFAGLVQNLLNVPFEKDFFFQEVFPVNYGSDYDQRLQQLVSDFLSRLEQLLPIPDLQQTAAWLTETTSVSKEFGQYLSEPFAMNTLLLHHRQMGTLGSAPPGSEEDILLSSLALPAHTAVERLSQAYSEEDDYDHEEETLTLEGLEEDLGQSSAVTADDWLPKRESGSLSRFFACPECSFTHCLKRKVVEHIQSGHHIKAPIQKELFVKKATAKTQQKSQDLNCEKVKVKNNSEKQRPQKQRGGVAKKRERKPKKNNLENKERRKRKEPIGEDKRFLSTRTVNKKFTEEETKCLKCEKVFELPNQLKTHMKLHSFAYCCIQCEKGFISSSGYYQHQRLHKKGRIFSCSQCNKGFLCSYSLKQHQKLHEGPSSLCTICGKGFSKTGITRHMQMHKGEKNFLCTTCGKCFLSSGELLLHTRSHTGEMPYTCTHCGKGFSSKSHLNVHTRSHTGERPYLCSECPKRFLTLNCLKRHKLSHNGVKPFKCPNCDREFSQQGNLKRHLATHEPDT; this is translated from the exons ATGGCGTGGAATAGCAAAG GTTCTCCTCTCCCCCCGGCTTCACTGCATCTCCTCGTCCCGCCAGTGAGACTAGTGTCTGCCTTCATGTGGCAGATagtgcagcagcacagtgtgATGCAGTACGACAAGCTGCTGGACTTCATCAGTTTGGCCACAGAGACCGTACCAGAGCTGCTGAGTCCCGGCCAGAGAGCCCAGCTCCTCCTGGGCCTGAGAGCCAGG CTGGTCCTGGAGCTGTGTCGGAGTGAAGGCGTGGCCCACCTGCAGACCATACAGAGCCACCTTGATAAAATCCAGGTCTGCAGCACTGAACTAAGCTCCAGCGATCAGACA GTCGGTGGTGATATACTGGAGACCTCTTTCACTAATTTTGCCGGCCTGGTGCAGAACCTTTTAAACGTTCCTTTTGAAAAGGACTTCTTCTTCCAG GAGGTGTTTCCTGTAAACTATGGCTCCGACTACGACCAaaggctgcagcagctggtgtcTGACTTCCTGTCCAGGCTGGAGCAGCTGCTGCCCATACCAGACCTGCAGCAG ACAGCAGCATGGCTCACTGAAACCACATCTGTGTCAAAAGAATTTGGACAGTATCTGTCCGAACCGTTTGCCATGAACACTCTGCTGCTTCATCACAGACAGATGGGGACTCTCGGCTCCG ctcctccggGCAGCGAGGAGGACATCCTTTTGTCCTCTCTGGCCCTGCCTGCTCACACTGCTGTGGAGAGGCTGTCTCAGGCTTACAGTGAGGAAGATGATTATGACCATGAGGAAGAGACCCTGACATTGGAAGGTTTAGAAGAGGACTTGGGTCAAAGCTCAGCCGTCACTGCAGACGATTGGTTGCCAAAAAGGGAATCAG GTTCTCTGTCCCGTTTTTTCGCCTGCCCTGAGTGTTCTTTCACTCACTGCTTAAAGAGGAAGGTCGTAGAGCACATTCAGAGTGGGCACCACATAAAAGCCCCCATTCAGAAAGAACTATTTGTGAAGAAAGCCACAGCAAAGACGCAGCAGAAAAGCCAAGACTTGAACtgtgaaaaagtaaaagtaaaaaacaactCGGAGAAACAGAGgccacaaaaacaaagaggaggagTTGCGAAAAAGCGGGAACGTAAGCCGAAGAAGAACAACTTGGAGAACAAGGAGCGACGTAAACGGAAAGAGCCCATTGGGGAAGACAAGAGGTTCCTGAGCACGAGAACCGTCAACAAAAAGTtcacagaggaggaaaccaAGTGCCTGAAGTGTGAAAAGGTCTTTGAGCTTCCAAATCAACTGAAGACTCACATGAAGCTCCACAGCTTTGCCTACTGCTGCATCCAATGTGAGAAGGGCTTCATCAGCAGTTCTGGTTACTACCAGCACCAGAGGCTCCACAAGAAGGGGCGGATCTTCTCCTGCAGCCAGTGCAACAAGGGCTTCCTGTGCAGCTACTCGCTAAAGCAACACCAAAAGCTGCACGAAGGGCCCTCCAGCCTGTGCACCATCTGCGGGAAGGGCTTCAGCAAAACGGGGATTACAAGACACATGCAGATGCACAAAGGGGAGAAAAACTTCCTGTGCACTACATGCGGGAAGTGCTTCCTGTCGTCcggggagctgctgctgcacactcGGTCCCACACGGGCGAGATGCCGTACACCTGCACTCACTGTGGGAAGGGATTTTCCAGCAAGAGCCACCTGAACGTGCACACGCGCTCTCACACCGGGGAGCGACCGTACCTCTGCTCAGAGTGCCCCAAGCGCTTCCTCACTCTGAACTGCCTGAAGAGACACAAGCTCAGCCACAACGGGGTGAAACCCTTCAAGTGTCCCAACTGTGACAGAGAATTCTCCCAGCAGGGGAACCTGAAGAGACACCTGGCAACCCATGAACCTGACACGTAA
- the smo gene encoding protein smoothened: MSSQARGPIVGFYGMLCLWAAWLSGCRAVLSPNGTIFEDHCKKTSTCEALKYNTCLGSPLPYTHTSLVLAEDSSTQEEAFEKLTMWSGLRNAPRCWTVIQPLLCAVYMPKCENGRVELPSKSLCLATRQPCSIVDQERGWPSFLTCDKFPVGCSNEVQKLKFNMTSRCEAPLVKTDIQSSWYKDVEGCGIQCDNPLFTEEEHNDMHAYIAYFGTITLLCTFFTLLTFLADWKNSNRYPAVILFYINACFFVGSIGWLAQFLDGAREEIVCKSDNTMRLGEPSSSETLSCVTIFIIVYYSLMSGVIWFVMLTYAWHTSFKALGTTQQPLSGRTSYFHMVTWSVPFVLTVAILAIAEVDGDSVSGICFVGYKNYKYRAGFVLAPIGVVLVVGGYFLIRGVMTLFSIKSNHPGLLSEKAASKINETMLRLGIFGFLAFGFVFITFGCHFYDFFNQAEWERSFREYVLCEANVTIASQTNKPIPECTIKNRPSLMVEKINLFAMFGTGIAMSTWVWTKATILIWKRTWFKILGRSDNEPKRIKKSKMIAKAFALRKELHKDPEKELSFSMHTVSHEGPVAGINFELNEPSNDMSSAWAQHVTKMVARRGAILPQDISVTPTGTPVPPPDERNRLWMVEAEISPEMIKRKKKKKKRRKEVRPAEEAVDHQAYQQREFGRSTVPRLPKLPCHPSLVANLREHQRMEEEVLPGSYPDFQPSHPLSYDERSPYQPYRNSRNNYSRCLLSNPLTFNDRPEDLGLGPRCPPSVSTWQPSGPSCYPRDMDLTDGLSERLAHVARVPGGRRVGYGPIHSRTNLMEAELMDADSDF; this comes from the exons ATGTCGTCACAGGCTCGCGGCCCCATTGTTGGGTTCTACGGGATGCTGTGCCTCTGGGCTGCCTGGCTTTCAGGCTGCAGGGCGGTGTTGTCTCCAAACGGGACGATCTTTGAGGATCACTGCAAGAAAACCTCCACCTGTGAGGCTCTGAAATACAACACATGTCTGGGATCGCCTCtaccgtacacacacacttccctggTCCTCGCCGAGGACTCCAGCACCCAAGAAGAAGCTTTTGAGAAGCTGACCATGTGGTCCG GTCTGCGGAACGCTCCTCGCTGCTGGACAGTCATCCAGCCGTTGCTCTGTGCTGTCTACATGCCCAAATGTGAGAACGGTCGAGTGGAGCTGCCCAGCAAGAGCCTGTGTCTGGCTACACGTCAGCCATGTAGCATTGTGGACCAGGAGAGAGGCTGGCCCAGCTTCCTCACATGTGACAAATTCCCAGTGGGCTGTTCG AACGAGGTGCAGAAGCTGAAGTTCAACATGACTAGCCGCTGTGAAGCTCCCCTGGTGAAGACAGACATCCAGTCGAGCTGGTACAAAGACGTGGAGGGCTGCGGGATCCAGTGCGACAACCCTCTGTTCACCGAGGAGGAGCACAACGACATGCACGCTTACATCGCTTACTTCGGAACCATCACCCTCCTCTGCACCTTCTTCACCCTG CTCACGTTCCTTGCCGACTGGAAGAACTCCAACCGATACCCAGCCGTCATTCTCTTCTACATCAACGCCTGCTTCTTTGTGGGCAGTATCGGCTGGCTGGCCCAGTTCCTGGATGGAGCGCGCGAAGAGATTGTGTGCAAGAGCGACAACACTATGCGCCTCGGGGAGCCCTC GTCTTCAGAGACGCTGTCATGTGTCACCATCTTCATCATCGTGTACTACTCCCTGATGTCGGGTGTGATTTGGTTTGTCATGCTGACCTATGCCTGGCACACCTCCTTCAAAGCGCTGGGCACCACCCAGCAGCCGTTGTCCGGCAGGACCTCCTACTTCCACATGGTCACCTGGTCCGTCCCCTTCGTCCTCACTGTGGCCATCCTGGCTATCGCTGAG GTAGACGGAGACTCTGTGAGTGGGATCTGTTTTGTAGGctacaaaaactacaaatacCGCGCTGGGTTCGTGCTGGCCCCCATTGGAGTGGTTCTTGTAGTCGGCGGCTACTTCCTCATCCGGG GTGTCATGACTTTGTTTTCCATTAAGAGTAACCACCCAGGACTCCTGAGTGAGAAAGCTGCCAGCAAAATCAACGAGACGATGCTGAGGCTGG GTATATTTGGATTCCTTGCTTTCGGCTTTGTTTTCATCACCTTTGGCTGCCATTTCTACGATTTCTTCAACCAGGCTGAATGGGAGCGGAGCTTTAGAGAATATGTGCT GTGTGAAGCCAACGTGACAATCGCCTCTCAGACCAACAAGCCCATCCCAGAATGCACCATTAAGAACCGGCCCAGCCTGATGGTGGAGAAAATCAACCTGTTCGCCATGTTTGGGACGGGAATCGCTATGAGCACCTGGGTCTGGACCAAGGCCACCATCCTCATCTGGAAACGGACCTGGTTCAA GATCCTTGGCCGCAGTGACAATGAACCCAAGAGGATCAAGAAGAGCAAGATGATAGCCAAGGCGTTTGCGCTGAGGAAGGAGCTTCACAAGGACCCTGAGAAGGAGCTGTCCTTCAGCATGCACACCGTGTCGCATGAGGGACCCGTGG CTGGAATCAATTTCGAGCTAAATGAACCGTCGAACGACATGTCATCAGCCTGGGCACAGCATGTGACCAAGATGGTGGCCAGGCGCGGTGCCATCCTGCCTCAGGACATCTCTGTCACTCCGACTGGCACACCGG TGCCGCCTCCGGATGAGAGGAACAGGCTGTGGATGGTGGAAGCTGAGATTTCACCTGAGatgataaaaaggaaaaagaagaagaagaagaggaggaaggaggtgCGTCCAGCAGAGGAGGCGGTGGACCACCAGGCTTATCAGCAGCGTGAGTTTGGTCGCAGCACTGTGCCTCGCCTGCCCAAGCTGCCATGCCACCCCAGCCTGGTGGCTAATCTGCGGGAACATCagaggatggaggaggaagtCCTGCCAGGGTCCTACCCGGACTTCCAACCCTCCCACCCCCTGTCCTATGATGAGAGGTCCCCCTACCAGCCCTACCGGAACAGTCGCAACAACTATAGCCGCTGCCTGCTCTCCAACCCTCTGACTTTTAACGACCGCCCGGAGGATCTAGGTCTCGGCCCGCGCTGTCCCCCCTCAGTCTCCACCTGGCAGCCCAGTGGACCCTCCTGTTACCCCAGAGACATGGATCTCACCGACGGGCTGTCGGAGAGGTTGGCCCACGTTGCTCGTGTACCAGGAGGGCGAAGGGTGGGCTACGGACCCATTCACTCCCGAACCAATTTAATGGAGGCGGAACTTATGGATGCTGACTCTGACTTCTAA